The Loxodonta africana isolate mLoxAfr1 chromosome 1, mLoxAfr1.hap2, whole genome shotgun sequence genomic sequence TTTCTCTGTTCTTTACCTCAATACCCTCCATTCAGTCCTTCTAAACCTTGGCTCTAAAGTTAAATCTTGGTAAATTCTTTTCATGCATCCCCAGTTATGTTAGCTGTCCCtgtgccattttttcttttatactttaTACACATGTTTATTTGGGCTTGAAGCACATTGCAATCCATTTCTAGTAGTAAATAGAGGCCACCCAAAGGGCAAAAGATATTTCTTGTTTACATACTTGCATCTTCAGATCTGATACaaatacaccctctcctcacttattgactcattatccaacattttgcttTTAAGACAATAGTCAAATATCTACTatttgactattttgcacattaatgatatACACCTGGCAGTAATGAACGGTGAGTTGCAAGGCAAaaataatgctggctgtgatggttaaggttgtatgtcaacttggctgggccatgattcttagtggtttggcagttatgtaatgatgtaatttggcagttatgtagtaaTGTAACCATCTTCCtttttgtgatctggtgtgatcatcctccatttttgcataatgctgatttttacataacaacctggtctttggaaactaaccatgtcagtaagtgaggagagaGTGCAgatgtttaatgttgttgttaggtgttatcaaGTTGTTTCCAgttcatagcgaccgtatgtacaacagaacaaaacactgcctggtactgcaccatcttcataatcattgctatgtttgagcctactgttgcagccactgggtaaatccatctcattgaggatcttcctcttttttgctgaccctctattttaccaagaatgattGATAGGTAGGTGGATAAAAACATTGGAGTGTATTCAtataatagaatattatttagcaataagaagcaatgaattactgatatacccaataacatggatgaatctcacactGAGCTGAATGAAAGAAGCTGGTCACAGAAGAGCACATATTGTATAATTCTATTcatatctgattttagaacaggCAAAATTAATTTATAGTGATGGAAaggagatcagtggttgcctataAAGAGGGAAAGGATGTCAGGGGTGAGATTAATTGCAAAGGGGCATAAGGAAAatttgggggtgatggaaatattctttaTCTTGATTCTGGTGGTAGTTACACAGGAGGATACTTTCCTCAAAATTCATCAACCGTACACCTTAAACAGTGAAAATTTCtattataaattatacctcaatatcaaaaaactgatgaaaaaaaGTTCAGATATCATTCGCCAGGAAAATCTTCATTATcaaagcctaaaccaaaaaaaacccaaacctgttgctgtctagtcaattccaacttgtaggacagagtagaactgccccacagagtttccaaggagtggctggtggatttgaactgccgaccttttggttagcagctgagctcgtaaccactataccatcagagCCTAAGGTGGGCTCCATTCTAGAGTTCTGTTTTAAGATTGGAAAGGAAATTCATCAAAGGTGAAATAGCATAATATTGGAACTCACTTCCCACATTCCgaacattctttttattttttatttaataattttccaACAGCtccaattaaaaacaacaaaacagttGTTTAACAGTAAttaggtttttatttttccttactcttcatTTCTGTATTTTCATAAGGAAATATGTCATGTTCTACTCCCCCACTTTTACCAATCAGAGCTATTAAAATTGAACCTACAGTCGTCTAGATTTCAATATATGATTCtgcatttaatttctttaacacaAACAAACTCTAGAAGGGATTAGAAAAACTTATTTGAAAGAATCTTAATGGCTATTAATACAGGAGTTATTAATAACACTTATCATAAAATTGAGAAGATAATCTCTAACAATAGGAATAAACGATACAGCTTTCAAAATCTGGACAAAGCTTTTTAAGAACAGACACTATTCCTATTTCTATTTTATGAAAAAGCTATATGCCATCAGCAAATAGGAAGGGCATGAACTTATTTTTAGTGTAAACATAGATAGTTATTTAATAGTTTCTTACTTACCACACCTTGCACTATGGAGATTCAATCTTCGGGGGTTTGGGTATTTGGGATTATTTAGCTCTTTTCCTGAGAGGTTAAGTGTTTTATGCGTTATCCTGGTTGTGGTCAATTAGGAAGAGAGCTCAAATAAAAGGAGGTATTCCTTTTGCATACATGACAGTTCTTTGCTCTTGGAAGACAAATGGTTCTCAGGTATGAAGAACTAGGTAGTGCaaagaaagtttttatttttttaaatgaacagcGTTCATGTAATGACAAAATTAATTGGTTATTCACTTGGAAGTGAATTATTTTATGAGATGATGATATAAATCACTATCTGAGCATGTGATAAGGATttataattaaaaagtaaaaggGACAGAATGCACTAGCAATTCTTGACATTCTGTAtatgcctttttctttttcaggactTTTGAAAACTGGAGTGACATATGTGCCATAGAGGATGACAGTGATTCCAGGCATCTAAGTGGAGAACCATGAGCAACGATTGGTCCCCCCCTGCCCCTGTACAGCTGTGCTACCAGAACCTGAATGGATCCTGTGTCAAAACTTCCTACTCGCCCGCACCACGGGTGATGCTGTACTTGGTGTTTGGCTCTGGGGCTGTGCTAGCTGTGTTTGGAAACCTCCTGGTGATGATTTCAATTCTTCATTTCAAGCAGCTGCACTCACCAGCCAATTTCTTGATCGCATCCCTGGCCTGCGCTGACTTCTTGGTGGGAGTGACTGTGATGCCCTTCAGCACAGTGAGGTCTGTGGAGAGCTGCTGGTACTTTGGGGAGATCTACTGTACATTTCACTCTTGTTTGGAAGGGTCATTCTGTTATGCTTCTATCTTCCACTTGTGTTTCATTTCTGTCGATAGATTCATTGCTGTCACTGACCCTCTGATCTATCCAACCAGGTTTACAGCATCTGTTTCTGGCATATGTATTGCCTTCTCCTGGCTTCTTTCAATTGGTTATAGTTTTTCACTTTTTGGCTCAGGTGCAAATGAAACTGGGCTGGAGGAACTCGTAAGTGCTCTCTCCTGTGTGGGAGGCTGTCAAATTGCAGTAAATTCTAACTGGGTgtttgtgaattttgttttattttttatccccACGCTTGTGATGATAATTGTGTACTCCAAGATTTTTCTCATAGCTAAACAACAAGCCAGGAAAATGGAAAGTCTGAGCAATAAGACTGAGACATCATCAGACAGCTACAAAGACAGAGTGGCCAAGAGGGAGAGAAAAGCAGCCAGAACGCTGGGAATTGCTGTGATAGCATTCCTGATTTCATGGTTGCCCTACTTCATTGATACAGTAATTGATGCCTTCCTGGGTTTCATCACACCCGTGTACATTTATGAAATATTAGTTTGGTTTGCTTATTATAACTCAGCGATGAACCCCTTGATTTATGCTTTCTTTTATCCTTGGTTTCGAAAAGCCATCAAACTAATCATCACTGGCAAAGTCTTGAGAGAGAATTCTTCAACAACAAATTTATTCTCAGATTAAGTTCTGATCTTCGATTGGGGGAACTGGAGGTAGATTCACAATGGACACATCCTGGGGAGAGAAACGAGTCATAAATGTAGAGGTCttttaatgtaaaataatttaattatGCTTCAGCTTTGACCTCTTAAATTCAGGGTCCATGTTCTTTggtaaataaaacattaaaacctAATTGTAGTAGAAACAGCAGAGCCTTGCAGACAAAAATGCCTGGTTTCCATACCAACTTTGCCATTTAACACTGTGATCTTGGGCTATTTAGTTCTCTCTGAGCATCCATTTACTTTTCTGGTTAATAGCACCCTCCTTGTAATGTCTTTGAGACAATTAAAGAAATATATATCAAGTAACTACtatattagagccctggtggtgcagttgttaagtgctcggctgcttcCTCATTTTAAAGTTAGTGAATCTAAAACCAAGATGTTTAAGAAAGTTAATGAATATCATAAAGCTCTGAATTCAAACTAGTACTTCTAACATGTTGTTAATATATTTACCCTTGTCTTTCCTGTTTTTATATAGCCTTTTGAATACATTAGAAGAATTATCtagttttatctctttttttcctaGATCATTATACTATCCTGTCTACTTTTATGAACATTTAAAAACTTTCAAtatgaaagaaagtaaagaaaaactactctaCTCATTATTCTCTTCTGTGAACTACTCTAGTTGTCTTCGGACTAGTCTATAGATCTTTGCTTCAGTGAGCAATCACTGAGTGCTCCCTCTACGCAGTATATGGGCCCTGGAACTCATATATTACATAATAATACAAACAATAAAAACGACTTAAACCTAATGATGATTATAGCTAAACTTATTGAATGCTCATTTTATGTGTGACTGTTCTGACTACCCTAACTACCCTATGAGGTTATTAGTATAATTGCTTcttctattttataaatgaggtaactgaggcatagagaggtacCATGCCCATGATCAGATATTTAGTAAATAATAGAACCAGTATTCACACCCATGTAATCTAAGAGTAAGTGAATGAACCACTTCACAAGGGAGAACTGGACCAGCCACTGCAATAGAGTTGTTTAGAGCAGTTTGGAGCACAAGATTGGTACAGAAATCATTTCAAAGGGTTGGGGCGGGGTGGGTGTCAATTTctagaaagaaaatataaacaaagtTCTTTGCAGAGATGAAGACATTGGAAGGGTCAATTGATTAGCTATGATACAACATTTTAACCTATAGTTTTCCACTCACCTAAGTCTTCATTACAGAAATGCTATATTTATTATACAATACTATTTTCCCTGGGACTGAAAGGAGGATCATTCTGATAAACCATACCTGAAATACTAAGGCAGAACTGGTGCACACATCAAGAAAACCATGATTGTGTTGCTTTAAGTTACCAAATCATTTGGCTTCTTTGTGATTTTCCTCTCTATCAGGACTAGTACTTTCAAACCACTTCATTCCACCTCATAATTGTTGGGATTACAAATCACATTTAACTTTTTCCAATGGGTATTAGCTTATTTTCATAAATAACAGCATGATTATTTTTGCTAATTTTATGCCCCTTTcgtagagtcagaattgacttcatgcaagtgggttcatttgtttgttttttcatagcTCATGCATTTAAAAGTACATTGAACAACGTCCTTTCACTTTTCTGtttgaaaatttaaaacaaaagacGTTGTGGCTGCATTTCTATGTAGGCCTCCTCCATTTTTAGGAACTACTTTGTTCATTGTGTATACTGCACTGATTTTACATTCTGATGATCCATTGTGCATATTATTCCCCCCCAAAACTGCTttccttggaagaaggtcctcttCTTGTTCATCATTGTATCTCCAACAGGGAACTTCCACTATATAGAGAACATAATGGATAGTCaataatgtttgttgaataaataaatgtgtacTTCCTTTAAGTATAGAAATACTTTAATAAGTTTATATAAGAATATGCATGGTCATATTAAATAAATAAGCTCCTTTATGCAGTATTACTTATGCATCAAAGCACTTAACATACCGAAATtgcagacaataaaaaaaaaattttttttttttttttttttgaggtgtatGGGTGTGTCATTCAcataaatttgttttatttgaatCATTCTCTGGAAAGAGCCTCCCTCTCCAACTGTGGGGCATTGGTAGTTGAAttggaggcacagagagatttgCATATCAATAACGTTACATTTCCCCATATTCTCCTCATGACCCAGTCATGAGACTGCAATAATAGATTCACAGCATATTGGAACTGAAAATACCTTTGAGACTATCTAATCTAAGCAAATCCTTTTTAGATACCTGCCGTATTTTAAGGAGCCTAAGCAAGATCAGACAGCCTGAATCTTGTGAATTCATGGTAATGGCTGGCCACACATCAGCAGAGTGTCTGGCTGTCCACAGAGCCTGGATTGGGTTCTGCTGTGAAAGCCTGAAGTCCATCTTCATCTAGTCCTTCATCTGGTCATCGTACAACCACTCCTTTCTGAGGATTGCCTCAATTCTCCTTCCTTAGATTTGGCTTGACTGGTTCTATAAATGCACAGACATCTATTCcctgctttattatatatattctgATTTCCCAgtttcaccacctgtctgttagtttgtcatgctatagtggcttacatgttgttgtgatgctagaagctattccacaggtatttcaaataccatcaggatcACCggtggtggacaggttccagcagaacttccagactaatacagactaggaagaaaggcatagtaatctacttctgaaaattagccattgaaaaccctatggatcacaactgaacatgtcatcaggtcttcatgagtcagagttgactcagtggaagctatctatatctatctctcAGTTAACATTGAAGTATTTTATGGGATCTCAATTTTTATTCTAATTTAACTACAGTTCAAGTTCAAAGAAAAATTCCCTTAGAGCTATAAAAGTATTTCTCTGTTGCCTTCTAGGACCTAGGGTACTGATGAGAAGTTTGATGACAGTATGATGTCTGTTTCTTTGTCTTAAACTATCTCCCTGTAGCCCCTGTTCCTAGAAGCTtctaagattttctttttatacttGTCTTAGTTTATTGCTtgtattttcattcttcctttttgctCTTGGTGAATACTTTGAATGTGAAGTCTTAGACCAGTCTTTAGCCCAGAAGAAACTTTCTCTagaattgttttattttcttcacttcaCTCCCTCTGATTGCTCTTTCTGGGCCTTCATATTTCCCACTGTTCTATTGGAAGGAACAGTTCTTACCTTTGTGGCAACCTTCTACCATCTGTGTTTTTTGTCTACTCTGGTGTTTCCATCAGTATGATCTCACCTGCTTTTTATCTTTCAGatttggggtggggagggcatTTCAATGAGATTTCAGGGAGAAGGTGAGAAAAGCTAAGTGCTCAGTTTTCTTGAGAAGATTGATCCTCAGATG encodes the following:
- the LOC100659203 gene encoding trace amine-associated receptor 7a-like produces the protein MSNDWSPPAPVQLCYQNLNGSCVKTSYSPAPRVMLYLVFGSGAVLAVFGNLLVMISILHFKQLHSPANFLIASLACADFLVGVTVMPFSTVRSVESCWYFGEIYCTFHSCLEGSFCYASIFHLCFISVDRFIAVTDPLIYPTRFTASVSGICIAFSWLLSIGYSFSLFGSGANETGLEELVSALSCVGGCQIAVNSNWVFVNFVLFFIPTLVMIIVYSKIFLIAKQQARKMESLSNKTETSSDSYKDRVAKRERKAARTLGIAVIAFLISWLPYFIDTVIDAFLGFITPVYIYEILVWFAYYNSAMNPLIYAFFYPWFRKAIKLIITGKVLRENSSTTNLFSD